One Lepus europaeus isolate LE1 chromosome 17, mLepTim1.pri, whole genome shotgun sequence genomic window, AATTAAGACTTGAAGGTTTCTCAGAATGCTTGCCTTATAAGGCTGCTGATGACCACGGGTTCATCCCATCACCTACAGAAGATTggggccagtgagagagagagagaaagagagagagaaaagaaaagaaggaaagaaagaagggagagagggaagaggagggagagagatggggggggggtgttagtTGCATTTGGAGGTTTGAAGTCAGAAACAAAGTTTAGAAGTCCCAGGACTCTGATTCTACTTAGCTTTCTGCAGTCGTGGTGAGTGCCCCTCAAGGCATAACCATATGTCCAGATTaaaaggaagcagcagcagaggttaggagaagcagcagcagcatttgAAATGTGAAGTTCACACGAAACTCCCTCAGCAGGGCACACACCGGGCCAAGGTCTGGTTACAAAACTTTTCTCCGCTCCCTTTTATAAAGGACTTAACTTGTCCTAaccaccttcctcctccctgtcctctcTCTTTAAAATGCCCAAGAGTCCATTCTGgccctttttttttggggggggggggcagcgttGGGGTAGGTTGGGTTTTTGAGCCTAGCAGAACCACATTCAAATTACAGAATCCTTCCTTAAATGATCCATTTCAATTTCCCGAGACAGCTACTCTGAGGGCATATTGATAAATCTTTATTGACAAAATATTGACGTTGACATACTTCTTGGAAGTATATAGTGTGTTAGAATTCTAACAAATtaacacaaaacacaaaaatatttacattctgGTATAGAAGACATTAAGGAAGCATTTGTCACTCTCTTTAGTAAGTCTATGATCTTGGAATAGAAACTCAGTGCTTGAAAACTTGCCGCGTGTCCGTGGCCACACTACCATCCCTGCTAACTACAGTCCTTCGGTTTTTCCAATAGGTTTAAAGTTTGGAATGGCCATGACTAGTGAATGGTTGAACTCTGCCAATTTCTCCAACCACTAAAAGGAGAAGTTTACCTCGGGGTTTTTTAGCCTCAGGATGTTAGGAAAGGGAATGTCCAAGAAACAGAATgaattcagattattttttttttttccagcacaaGTCCTGACTCTTCTTCGTGGGCACCCTCTCCTGCCACTCCCAGCCCCCTGACCTGCTCCCGGTTTCTCTGTAAGAGGACCACTATCGCTGAGCTACTTCATTTAGCTTTCACAATCACTTGGACATCAGAAGGTATCAAAAAGTGTTTACAGACTGCACATTTCTcggaaaaaatcaaaataaaaagcacaCAGAACCTGtctttaaaaggaaacaaaattacaATTCATTTTGTCTTTAGACACCATTCGCCCGACAACTGCTACATGCAATTCAAGTTTTTGAAACAGGTGTAGGATGGGGCTAAATATGGAATTTTGCTTGTTATTACTAATTACTTTGTAAAGATTGGGGAGAAAACACTGCGAAGTGCAAAACAAAAAGTCCTGTGCCTGcttgggttgtttgtttgtttgtttgcttttatcaccattattgtcattttttttaagtggaCTGCGATAAACGGAATACCTGCCAATCATCTCGTCTTGCTGGTTTGGCGTTTGACTGACAGCTCCCCTTGTCAGAGCGTTCAGCTTTGCCACATTCggatctctctcgctcgctctctctcccacccatccccatctctctgtctctcgctctctcactcactcactcactcagctGCCTCTTTAGACGAGGGTCGCATGTTGATGAAGGAGACTCCATCCTCTGCCATCTCAGCACGGCCTCGGATTAGGGACCCTGCGCCCTCGCGGTCCGAAGTCTGCAAAGCGCCCGGGTGCTCGTCCAGATCCCCTGTCCCTTCCCGATGAATGTGTGTGCGGTTTGTTTTTGTCTTGTAGGGTTTTCCgtcttcccctgctctccctgcctgtGGTGCTCGGTGTTGTCCATGTCGGTGGGGTGCGGTCTGTGTTTCAGTCGTCTGAGGTCACATCTATTTCCTCGGGGCTCGCCTGCTTGGTGGCGATCCTCCACCGGTTAATGTGGTGTgtcccttttttcttttgctgcgAATCTGAGCCTTCTTCCTCCAGTTTCTGCCTTTTGAACTTCGTCCTCCGATTCTGAAACCATACTTTTACCTGTGAGCAGAGGCAGACGGGGTGGTCAGGTCTGTGCCAGCGCTCTGCCCTCGACCCCCAGCCAGACTTGGAGGAGGCCCAGGCCCGTGCCCACCCTCAGAGTGGGCCTCCCTGGATGGCCTGGAAGCAGGGTGACTCCCCTGCTGAGTCCTCCTGGGAGTCTCACCCAGGGCCCAGGGTGTGCTGAACTTCTGGAAGGCTCTGAACAGGGCATTCACATCCTGCTGAGAGCAGTGGCCTTGAAACACATGGGACCCCCCCCAACAAAAGTAACAAGTAAGGAAAAATAGAGATGTGTTCCTGACTCCCCCCCAGCAAGGGGTGCCAGGCAGACCTCCATCCCCGCTGCCGCAGCTTCGCACACGGCccaatgtgttttctgttttccgGAGATCTGGTGGGCATTGCCTAAACACAGCGCCTCCTCTCCAACACTGGCTCTCCGTGGCCACGCAGGGTTTGCCTGAGCTGTGGTCCCCTGATGGGGGGACTCTCACAGGTGAGCAgaaagcagctgagactggaggAAGCCCCGGGGTTGGAGGATCAACCCAGTTGCACCTTTCCCGCTAGGAAAAGCAGCTCAGAAGTGAAAGCCGCCGGAAGTCTATGAGTTAGAGAAATCAGGGCGCcactgagaaagagagggaaagtgaCGAGAGGGaggcctcctctccctcctcccaggcagcGCCAGAAAGGGCCAGGGTCACCCTGGGACTGGGTGCCCCAGAGCTGACGTCTGGGGACGGTGGGATGGGAGTCAGCTATGTCCAGTGGTGCTCTGGAGAAGCCGGGCAGTGGGTCCCCGTTCAACAACCACACCAAAAAAGACCACGTCCTCGCGTCCCCGTGCTGGGGCCGGTGGGGAGCACACTTTCCATCCCGTCAGCTCCTCTGGCGATAGCCGcgccccagtccagccccagccccctggggCCCCGAGGTCCGCTCGGCTCGTTCCTTTGAAAGCGCCGGCCGGTCCCGGCTCGCTCTCCCCGAATGCCCCAGTCCCCTAGAGTGCCCCAGGAAAAAGCCGAGCGGGAACAAGGCTGAGTTTAATTTGCTTTGAGTTTGCTAATTGAAGGGGAGGACGGTTCACTTCTCCCCGGCGCTCGCCCAAGGCGCGCGCCGGTGCGCTCGGGGCTTGACACGCACACAAAGACTCCAGGCGGCGTGCGCAGCGAGCCGGACAAAGACCACCGCCCGCCTCGGCGGTCCCGGAGACAGCAGTCCGGCCCGCGCCTCGGGCCGGCTCCGCGCAAACTCGCCCGGCCCTCTTCGGGTTCGTccggggcaggaggggaggggagcatcTTAAAACAAAGCCTCGACCTTTCTGCGCttcccagaaagaaaaaaaaaaagttacaacttAATCTGCCCGAAAGCGTTACTGTTTACCGGGAACTCTGACCCCGCCGGCGGCTCCGCGTACAGTAGCGCCTACTGtagccccaggccccctccccgcgCCCGGACAAGCCGCAGCCAGGCCCGCACGGGACgctgctgcgccacagggccTGTCCCCTCGGGCAGATCCTCTCTGCAGCCTCCTAGCGTCATCACTCGGATTTCGGGTGCTCTCAGGTCGCCTGGCCTCCACTTTCTGGTTCCCCCATTCCTTTAAGGTCCCGCAGGCACTCGGAACTCGCCCCGACTCCACTCCCCACTCTATCCTGCTTGGGCCGCAAGTCTTGGGCTACTCTGCCGCGATCTCCCGCGTCCTGGACCCCAGCCCGGGGTCCCCACGACTCTCGCCAAAACGTCCCAACACAAGTGCGGAGGCGTCTCGGTCAGAGCTACCCGGCAAGCCCAGATGGGCAGAGGGAGCAACTCAGAGCTTCGCGCAGAACTTGGGGCAGGGGTGGCCCTTACAGTGCCCGCTGGAGCCTGTGAAAGCTGGGCACCTCCAAGCTTAACAAAACCGGAGCGCGGGCGCGGACCCAACTCCCGGGCTCCTTCAAGGCGGCTGCGCTGGGGCCCAGCTGCGGGAACCTGGAGATTTGGGGCAGCGAGCTTCGGAAGGGTCTTTGCGCCCGGGCCGCACCCACCTGAGTTTCCGTGAGGCTGAGGCTATGCGCCAGCTGTTTCCTTTCGGCGCCCACCACGTAGTGATTCTTCTCGAAGGCGTGTTCCAGCCTTAGAAGCTGGGACGGGGAGAAGGCGGTCCGGATCCGCTTGGGCTTTCGGGCGAGCGCGTTGTGCAAAAGGAAACTCTCGGGGCTTGTGTCGTTCCCTGCGGGGGTACAGCAGAAGTCCCGTTAGGGGGGTCGCTCTGACCGAAGTGCGCGCTTCTCCCGAGCCGGGCTGGCCTGGCTCCGCGCTCAGGGCCTGCGCATCGCCTGCACTGCACGACCGGCAGGGGCCGGTGGCCCTCCCGGGGCTCGCGTAGGGGACGCCGGCTCAGCTGCCAGACTGGAACCGCCGCCGGGGCTCCAGCTGGGCGGCACCCAACTGGtccccaggctcctgacctcGGCGGGTTCGGTAGTCGCCCTGGCGCCGCAGGCCTGGCCACCTCCGCGCCCGGCGCCGGGGGAAGAGATGGGAGCGGCAGAGCCGGGCCAGGGGGTCGGCGCCCACCACCCATAGAAACGGCTTTCTGGTCTTGATAGCTCCCCGGGGAACACTGGCCACAGGTGGGGAGGCGGCGGGCCGCTGTCCAGTTTCCTCGCAGACTCGGTGAAATCTTGTCTTGTTAACCCCGCGGGAAGTACAGAAGCCGGGCGGGTCGGTGCAGCCCGACCCGGACAGAAGCGCCGGCCGCGGGTGTGCCCGGAGCCCGCCGCCGCTGCCTGCCGAGGACCCGGCTCCAGAGAACCGGGGGACCGATGCGAGCGCACGCACCGGAGCCCCGGCTTTCCGAGCTGCGGGCGCCCGCTCCGACTCCCCGCGGCCCCGGCAGCTCCCGGGCTGCTGCGGACCTGCTAGGGGGATCAGGGCCTTGGCTGgcgaaggaagaggaaggggcgCCCCAAACTTTCTGAGCAAAGCCAGAGTTTCTGGTTCGCTCCTTAGGGTTGGAAATCGCGAAACCAGAAacccaaacaaagaaaaaaacaaactgacaGCCCAGGTGGCAATGGAGGCAGATCCAGTCCCGGAGTAAGGGGGGAGGGTTTTGGGGGGTCGGGGTGAGCTTTAATTACGGGGAAGGGGTGACATCTACCCGATTCTTCTCGGCTCCTGGCCGCAACGCAAGGGTTAATGGATGGACAGGAGGCCGAGTATTGATCGGTGCCGCCGGAGGAAGGACTTTTACCCACTCCGATCCCTAAACTAAttactgcactttttttttttggcaagtttTAACTTTTCTCCCACCCCCTACCCCGAGAAaaccaattttgttttttaaagcaagaaatgaaaacacCCAAATAGATCTCCCCCGCCCAGGCCGTCTCCTGACCCTGTCCACTTctcttaaaaggaagaaaaacaaaacaaaacaaaaaatcagccCGAACCCGCTTCCCCGCGGTGGCCGCTCGGCGCCCCCAAAGCGGATCGCTGCGAGCGGGCCGAGCCCCGGAGGCTTTCCACCCGCTCGGGTCGCCGTCCTTCCTCCGGCCTCCGAAAAGCAAAGGGGGGAAAACACCGTGCTTCGCTCCAAGGGCACAGGGGTCTGCTCGCCTCGGTGAGGCGGCGCCAAACCGAGAAATCGCGGGTCTGGACCAGTAGTGGGTAGTGAAGTGGTCAGAACACGGTCGAAGGTGAACCTGGTGGCCGGGCCCTCCCCGCGCCCCTTGGATCCAGGACGAGCGGGCGAAGCGCCGAGGGGAACCCGCGGGCTCTGGGCTCTCGGGCGGCGGACACGCAGAGCCGGCTGCCCCGGCCTGCCCCGACCCGAGCGCACTCCGGCACAACTTCGCCGTCCGCGCCCCTGCCGAGGGGCCCATCGGCTGGCAGCCAGCGCCCCAGACTGGCCGCGGCCTCGGAGACCGGGGATCCGCACCACACCTGGCCCCACGCCGCCCAGTTTCCGAAGCGGGCACGCCGGCCCGCGAGAGCCGGGGGAGCCTCCGCTGAGGCCTTGCCCGGCGCCCACCTCGAGCAGGCCGGGCGCTGGGGAGGATGCAGCGGGCGGAGCGCGCTGCAGTCCCGCGACGTGGCACGTACCTTGGAAGCGATGACCCAGATATCGATAACGGTGGATGAGCCAGGGGTAGAAGGTGGACGGGTCCCGCTGCTGCGAGGCGAACAGGGGGTGTGGCGAGTGCgag contains:
- the EMX2 gene encoding homeobox protein EMX2 isoform X1, whose amino-acid sequence is MFQPAPKRCFTIESLVAKDSPLPASRSEDPIRPAALSYANSSPINPFLNGFHSAAAAAAAGRGVYSNPDLVFAEAVSHPPNPAVPVHPVPPPHALAAHPLPSSHSPHPLFASQQRDPSTFYPWLIHRYRYLGHRFQGNDTSPESFLLHNALARKPKRIRTAFSPSQLLRLEHAFEKNHYVVGAERKQLAHSLSLTETQVKVWFQNRRTKFKRQKLEEEGSDSQQKKKGTHHINRWRIATKQASPEEIDVTSDD